From the Candidatus Hydrogenedentota bacterium genome, the window AACGCAGCCATGGCAAGACGTTCAAGCGGGCGCGGGACAGTGTTTCCGCGCCCGTTTTTCATTAAACCGGGCCGCCCGGACGGGCGGCGGGAAGGGAGTCTGAAATGACCCGGCGAGACCGCGTGATGAGCGCCCTCAACTTCCGGCCCACGGACCGCGTGCCCAAGGACCTCGGCGGCATGCCGTCCACCTGCGTGAGCTGTTTCGCCTATCCGGGGCTGGTGCGGGCGCTGGGCCTGCCGCCGCGCCGCCCCCGTGTCTATGACACGGGCCAGATGCTGGCGCTGCCGGACACGGACGTCCTCGACGCGCTGGACTGCGACGTGGTCACCCTGGCGCCGGACATGACGAACGCCTTCCCCCAGCCGGAACTCTGGAAGCCCTACGGGTTCAACGGGCGGCTGGACGCGGAGGTGCGCGACCCCGCACAGTTCCAGGACCTGCCCGACGGCACGATCCTCCAGCCGCACTCCGGCGCGAAGATGCCGCCGGCGGCGCACGTGTTCGAGACGGAGCACGCGGGCCAGCCGATGCTGCTCACGGGCGACCTGCCCAAGCCGGACCTGGACGCCCTCCGCGCGCGGCTCGCCGCCGAGGCGTTCACGCCGGCGCAGATCGCCGCCGCGCGCGAGACGGCAAAGCGCGCGCGGGAGGCCACGGACCGCGCCACGCTCTTCCTCGGCCCCGCCGCGGGCATCGGCATCGCCAATTTCGGCGGCCTCGCCCTCTTCCCCATGCTCTGCCTCACGGAGCCGGAGTTCGTGGCGGAGCTGCACGAGCTGGTCATCGCCCACGCCCTGCGGCAGGTGGAGGCGCTGCTGCCCGAAATCGCCGAATGCGTGGACGTGTACATGGTGTCGGCGGATGACTGGGGCACGCAGAACGCCCCCATCGCCGCGCCGTGGGTCTATGAGCAGCTTTTCCAGCCGTACTACCGCCGCATGAACGACCTGATCCACCAGGTTTCCCCGCGGACGAAAACCTTCCTGCACACCTGCGGTGCGGTCTACGACCTGCTGGACGCCTTTGTGGACAGCGGCTTCGACGTGGTGAACCCGGTGCAGTGGACCGCCGGCGGCCGGTCGTGGCGGGAATGGAAGGACAAGACCCGCGGCCGCCTCGCCCTTTGGGGCGGCGGTGTGAACAGCCAGGCGACCCTGCCCCTGGGCACGCCGGAGGACGTGGCGGCGGAGGTGCGGAGCGTGGTGCCCGACCTGGCCGACGGCGGCGGCTACGTCTTCTGCGCCATCCACAACATCCTCGCGGAAATCCCGCCGGAAAACATCACGGCGCTCTACCGCGCCGCCGCGGAGCTTTCCGCGGGCTGAACGTGAAAGGACACCGACCGGAGACATGCTGATCCGGCTCCGAGAGACCGTGGCGGCCTACGTCCGCCAGTCGAAGACCACCGGCCCCGTGCTGCTGGCCGTGTTTATCGGCGCCGGGTCGGGGGGCGCGGCCGTGGCGCTGCGCTGGGCGGTGGACGCCGTGCAGACGCTGTTCCAGGACGGGCTCGGCGGCGGGCTGCGGACCGCGCTGGAGGCGGTGCATCCCGTGCTGGGCGGCCTGTGGGTCATTCCGGTGATCGCCCTGGGCGGCCTCTGCGCCGGGCTGGCCGCCAAGTGGTTCGCCCCCGAAACGCGCGGGCATGGCGTGCCCGAGGTGATGGCCGCCGTCGCGCGGACCGGCGGGCGGCTGCGCGCGCGCGTGGCCGTGGTGAAACTGGCCGCCGCCGCGCTCACCATCGGCAGCGGCGGCTCGGCGGGGCGCGAGGGACCCATCGTCCACATCGGCGCGACCTGGGGCTCCGCCCTCGCGCAGTTCCTGCGCTTTCCCGACCGCATGGTCACCCTCTGCGTCGCCTGCGGCGCGGCGGGGGGCATCGCGGCCACGTTCAACGCGCCCATGGCGGGCGTGCTCTTCACGCTGGAGGTGGTGGTGCGGCGGTTCACGACGCGCTATTTCGGCCTCGTGGTCATCAGCTCCGCCGTGGCCACGGTCACCATGCGGGCCCTCTCGCGCACGGGGGACTACCCGTGGTTCCCCCTGCACCAGGGGTACCGCCTCGTCGGGATGCAGGACCTGCTCTTCTTCCTCGTGCTCGGGGCGCTGTGCGCCGTCGTGGCGCGGTCTTTCGTGCGCGCGCTGGAGGGGGTGGAGACCATTGCGGGGCGGCTGCGGATCCACGACGCGCTGAAGCCCGCCCTGGGCGGCGCGCTCACGGGCCTCTTCGCCCTGCTCACCCCCCAGATCATGGGGTCGGGCTACGGGGCCATCTCAGACGCCTTGAACAACCGCCTCGCCGGGGGGCTCCTGCTGGCGGCCGTCGTGACCAAGATTCTCGCGACGGCCCTCACCGTGGGCAGCGGCGGCGCGGGCGGCGTCTTCGTCCCCTGCCTGTTCATCGGGGCCATGTTCGGCGGCGCCTACGGCACCCTGGTCCACGAATGGTTCCCCCTGGCCACGTCGAGCCCCGGGGCCTACGCCCTCGTGGGCATGTCCGCCGTGTTCGCCGCCGGGGCCCACGCGCCCATGACGGGCATCATCATCCTCATCGAAATGACGGACAACTACCACATCGTCCTGCCGCTCATGGCGGCCACCGTGCTGTCCACCTTCATCGCCCAGCGCATGAGCCCCGATTCCCTGTACACCGGCAAGCTGCGCGCGCAGGGCATCGCCTTCCACGAGTCGCCCGAGGTCAACCTGATGGAGTCCCTCACGGTGGCGGAGGCCATGGACGAGGTGGTGGACTGCGTGTCGGAGAACACGCCGGTCGCGGAGCTGGCCGAGCGCCTGCGCCACGACCACGAGCGGGGCTACCCCGTGATAAACCTCGACGGCGACCTCACGGGCATCGTCACCATGCGCGATGTGCAGGAGGCGCTCCTCGGCGGCGACCCCGGCACCCTGCGCGTGGGCGACATCTGCACGCGCGGCGTCGTGGTCTGCCGGCCCGACGACTCCCTCGGCGCCGCCCTGTCCCAGTTCGGCATGCACGCCTTCGGGCGCATGCCCGTCATCAACCCCGACAACCCGAAGCGCCTCGTCGGCATGCTCAAACGGACCGGCATCCTTGACGCCTATCTGGAGGCCCGCCGCAACCATGAGGGCATGACCGCCCGCGAGGACACCCTCCAGTTTTCCCGCCGCGACGCCGAGATGGTGCTGGAGGAAACCCAAGTCTCCTCCGGATCCCCCCTCGAGGGCCGCGCCGTGCGCGACGCGGGCATCCCCGAGGACGCCGTGCTCGGCGCCATCCGGCGCGGTCAGGAAACCCTCACGCCGCGCGGCTCCACGGTCCTCCAGCCCGGCGACGCCCTCTTCTTCATCACCACCCGGTCCCACGCGGCGGCCGTCCGCGCCTGGATCAAGGAGGCCACCTGACATGGGCATCCCCGGCAGCGCCCTTTCCCCCGGCGAACTGAAAGGCCTGCTCGCGCTCGCCGGGCGCGCCGCGGCCGCGGCCGCCGCCCTGCTCGCGGAGCGCTGGGGGCGGTACCACACCGTCCTCGCCGAGACGGCCCACGACGTCAAGCTCCAGGACGACCGCGACGCCGAGGCGGCGGTCCTCGAAGTGCTCGCCGAGAGCGGCCTGCCCGTCCTCGCCGAGGAGAGCGGCGACGGCGGCGCCCCCATCGCCCAGGACGCGGTCCACTGGGTCGTGGACCCCCTCGACGGCACGGTCAACTACAGCCGGGGCATCGCCTACTGCTGCGTGTCCGTGGCCCTGAGCGCGGGCGGCGCGCCCGTCCTCGGCGTGGTCAACGACTTCACGCGCCGCGAGGTCTTCACCGGCGCGCCGGGGCTAGGCGCGTGGCGCGACGGCGCGCCCATGCGCGTCTCCGCCGTCACCGCGCCCGGGCGCGCCATCCTCGGCTTCGGCAACCCCGCCGGGTTCGACTACGACGACGCCCAGCTCCTCGCCCTCCACCGCACGCTCAACCGATTCCACAAGGTGCGCCAGCCCGGCGCCGCCGCCCTCATGATGGCCCACGTCGCCTGCGGACTCATGGACGCCTTCATGGAGGACGACATCTCCTACTGGGACATCGCCGCCGGCACCGCGCTCATCCGCGCCGCCGGCGGCTGGGCCGAACTCGCCCCCTCCCCCACCCACCCCTGGGCACGCCGCATCCGC encodes:
- a CDS encoding CBS domain-containing protein; this translates as MLIRLRETVAAYVRQSKTTGPVLLAVFIGAGSGGAAVALRWAVDAVQTLFQDGLGGGLRTALEAVHPVLGGLWVIPVIALGGLCAGLAAKWFAPETRGHGVPEVMAAVARTGGRLRARVAVVKLAAAALTIGSGGSAGREGPIVHIGATWGSALAQFLRFPDRMVTLCVACGAAGGIAATFNAPMAGVLFTLEVVVRRFTTRYFGLVVISSAVATVTMRALSRTGDYPWFPLHQGYRLVGMQDLLFFLVLGALCAVVARSFVRALEGVETIAGRLRIHDALKPALGGALTGLFALLTPQIMGSGYGAISDALNNRLAGGLLLAAVVTKILATALTVGSGGAGGVFVPCLFIGAMFGGAYGTLVHEWFPLATSSPGAYALVGMSAVFAAGAHAPMTGIIILIEMTDNYHIVLPLMAATVLSTFIAQRMSPDSLYTGKLRAQGIAFHESPEVNLMESLTVAEAMDEVVDCVSENTPVAELAERLRHDHERGYPVINLDGDLTGIVTMRDVQEALLGGDPGTLRVGDICTRGVVVCRPDDSLGAALSQFGMHAFGRMPVINPDNPKRLVGMLKRTGILDAYLEARRNHEGMTAREDTLQFSRRDAEMVLEETQVSSGSPLEGRAVRDAGIPEDAVLGAIRRGQETLTPRGSTVLQPGDALFFITTRSHAAAVRAWIKEAT